The Lasioglossum baleicum chromosome 18, iyLasBale1, whole genome shotgun sequence genomic sequence TCCTGAAGAATTTCCGGGATAAAAACATTCATGCACCTTTTTGAGCTACCGGCTGTCTGCGtaccaaatttcagctttctatgtCTTCTGtgtttcaagatttttttaCCGTTACAGAGGACCACGAATCGTGTTCAGTAGAGATtactgttattagcagtccgatcgaaaatgtttttattagatatagcatggtttcaatAGAGCTTTCATgggattatagcaaattttttgtagaCTCTTTTTCTTCATGATTttccaaggtcaccttcaattttctgctaatacacctataatttttttacacctatctgttagaggatttcaagacGAATTCGGTGAGTATCATAACGTAACAAAAAAAAACCATGCTATGTCTGATAAAAGCATTTTTGgttggactgctaataacagagtaatctctactggtcacgattcgtggttcaccctgtatatagatagcaaaaatgagtagttTCGTTACGAAACTTTTACCAATGgattagtgaaatttttctgttcaaaacgagaccaaacacgatagaaTTGCTTTATATTTACTTGCTTAACAAgcaatgaaagtttcgaacacaAAGAAGGGCAGCATGTGGAAAAgttctgtaaaaaaaaaaatgaaagaaaaaactTTTCTATTTGCTTTGACATCGTAATTGACACGCAACCTTTTTGAACTGTGCGTTTACACGtgtacatgctgtccttctctatgttcggcaaaCGTGAAAGAACGTAGTACCTCTACGCTTTCTGAGCCTCCATATCCCCAAGGCAGTAACACTATGCACGGGGAGGCTGTACCCTGTTATGCAATATTCTACAGGTTTTATGTTTCTTTTTCAGTAATACTAACAAAAGCTTGCAATATTGGAATTAAACAAGATGGAAggaaataaattaatagatGCTGCTGCACTTTCAACTTCAGGAACTTCCTCGCCTCTCCGGCGAAAATCGATTATGGTGCGACAACCGATACTTGTGTCTTCATTATCAGAAAATGATGATGAAGCAGAACGATTAGCTCGTCGCCGTGAATCTATAGCAGCATCACCACCAATTGCTGGAAACACTACAGACAAAAGACGTTCTTTAGGTCTTAGCATCTTGGGTAATATGTCAAATAATCAACTGGTAGAGCGGATATCTCAGTGCCTAAAACTTGGTGCAGAAAATAAGATTACCCTCAAGAATGCATTTGGCTTgcaaatgatagattttatgaCATACATGATTAAAAAGCAAGACTCTAATATGTCTAATTTACAAATGGCCAGTATGTCTTTAGATGTAAGCACTAAAATTTATGGATTTCGCGTTGACGGTGTACATATGGAAATACTTAAGATATTGGGTGCTTTAGACAAACAagacaaaaatattgaaaatacaacAAATAATGACGCAGAACCAATGGATACCGaagaaacaaatgaaaataataatgtaGAGCGAACACaagagaggaaaaaaaagaagaaagtgaTACAACAAATAGTTGCTACAGTGGAAAGTCTGCAAACAAATGTTCAAACTACAAAACCTATTTTTCCAAATACGACATCAGATTTGGAAACTTCGGATAAGTTGTTTCAAGCTATGTTACCTAACCATGGAGGGTCTAGATTTTATCTACATCCACATAACGATGTTTTGGTGGATACAGTGACGCGTAAAGAAACTCTAGATACAGGTGTTACTCACAGTGTTCCAACACCAAAAGATATTTTAGCAATGGAAATTTGCCCACCTATGTTTCACtttgattttcaaaattttgatgTAAATGAGGAACCACAGGATGTTGAACCACAGGATGTTGAACTAGAGAATGTTGAACCAGAAAAAACGAATGGAAACACGTTTCAGTTTGATTTAAATGCATCGTTGCAAGATACCAGAGAGTCATATGctggtataaataattttgacaTTGAAGACTACGAAGACGATGAAGAAGAAAATGTACACAGATGTGTCCCATTGCCGaatcaggtagaaaatattGTAGATTTTCAACAAATATTGGGTAGCACTGTAGTATTTAAACCTTCAGAATATTCAATTGTTCAACAAAGTTTAAATATTCATTGGAGAGGTCCTTCTCACTGGAAACCTACAAACATCAGAAAAATATTAGGCGACAGTAAAACTGATAAAAGATGTCGTCAAGCGCCAAATAGGAAAAAGAAGGAAGTAGAGTTATGTTACGACCTTGATACACGAGAAATCTTGGAAACTAAGCTTTTACCTAGTAAAGCAGTTAAAATAAACATTAGAACTGCTAGAATGGAATGGCACGAAGAAATATTGACATTACCAAAGGATGAACATTATGATTTTGTACAAGCTAGGAAATTGTATGTTCATGTAACAATGTTTGAACCACCTAAAAACACAGACGAGATGGACACTACTCATTTGTCTGATATTGTGGAAAATTATGATTATGATAATGAAATGAACACGTCAAATTATTGTCCTCAAGCCAATGTTAGTGAATacaatgaaattgaagaaaataatGGCAATCTTGATAGTGCAGAGTCTGTAGTACCTACGCAGGCTTTGACTGGCACTAATTTAGTTGCCATTCCTACattaacaaataaaacatatatttcGTATTGTGTACGGCAGAAAAAAATTGATAtgaaacaattgaaaaaatctatTTGGAAATGTTTATGTACAGACAGTGACAAACAAGACATGGAAGAAGACACAaggagaaatgaaaatttgcagaatttaaatgaaataaatggtGCAAAGAGTTTCAACAAAATTTACAAGGAATTGCCAAcgttattatcaaaaaataaCGCAGAAGCATTAAGTTTTCCAATCTCCTTTGTGTCTCTCCTACATTTAGCAAATGAAAAATCATTGGAAGTCAATTCTTCACCTGACATGACTGACCTTATCATAAGACAAAACTAGACTCGAAACGCAGTATATTTTATACCAGTGTAATATTTATAAGGAATAATAAATTGaactatttttgtaatattttttgtatattcGTTACTCTATTTTTGCGAAACGTTCAATGTTatactttttattattatagaatgCTTGCGTatatcatatacagggtgtggcacGTAACTGTCGCCACAATTTCTCAGGTACTTTCGAGagtctgacaaaaaaatgtatCCAACGAAAGTTATGGTCATCTACGAAAGATATCTAAGATGGTTATCTACGAAAGATGCTTGGCGTTGGGTGTTGTTGTGGGCGTTGTTCAACTGGTAATCTGCTGCCTGTGCCTGCTAGCAGACTCTACTGATTCTCTGTCATGGCAACTTTGCCTACTAAGTATTTAGGTGAACCTGTATTTCTTGATCATAACGCTTGAaaacaatttaatataataatagacACGTTCTCACAGTATGTAATTAAAGAGTGTTAGCTGGATTCTTTCTATATATTTATACTGTGTAgtgataaattttataatagatatatatatatatatatataatagagTAGATTATATATAATAGATAATTTTATAATAGAAATGCAATGTTACATAACATCGTAATATGTATGAATAATGCATTTCATGAATAAAAAcgtttacatttttaaaattttttatttcattctaaaATAATGCAAAGAGGGATAagtatatgtattatgtatatgtGATATCAAAGTACGTACAGTACTTTCCCCAAAGgtttattcagttttatttatacaatataGAAATTTAATGACATGGGAGATCTTAAAATGTGGTCAGATGGAATTAAAGATTTCATATAAATGTGGTTCGTTTGTACAGTATACGAAAACACAcagttattataaattattctttgTTTATCGTAGTCTTCAACAATGGGATCTCCATTCGCTAAGTACAGTATGTAAAGACAGCCTACACCCAATAGTATAAATACAATTGTgtatgtaaatattaataaagagCTGACTATTATAAATTGTCGGCATAAACAGCTTTTTCATTTCGTTTGTTTTTAACATTATAACATATATCtcctttttattctatgtatacgtattcatacatatatatatatgtatgaatacgtatatatatgttcttttatttatatatatacttatatatgtatatgtagtatttatagaaaattataCTAACTAcattaatatatacataaaaagGCAAATGTGGAATACCTGAACTTCATTCGTctcttattttataaaaatatgtgtatttaTTATGTTTGTTCATATTTTGATCAATCCTATTATGATTATTGTAGCAGTAAAACACATTGTAGTATACGTATACACATACTTACATTATTCTTACTATGTATCTTCGTCATTGTATATTACAATTTCTCAGTTAATGTTTTGCTTAAATGGACTGCAATTTAACATTTCTCAGAGAAGTTTCCTGTACAGAATATGAAATACTTAGAACAATGTACTATATTTCAATATCTCAGACATTTGCCCTTTATTGTTTGAATTGTTCCGTTtcactttattttcattttaaatgcGGATTTAATATGTTGCAttacacatttttttttacatttttgccATTAAAATTATGAAGATCTTAAAACCACATAAGTGTATATAAGTAATAACAAAAAAACGTGTTCGTCTACTGGCATAGTTTCATTCTATTTCTTTTCGCTTGCATCAAGTTACGTATGGCATACTCGATGCAGTTTATTAGTCAATTTTAACAGAACGTGTACATACGCACTAATGCTTGGTAAAGTTAAAACGATTTTACGAATAACTTTATTCGGTAGATTAAAATTACTACAGTCACACTTCGATACGATTGTCAATACTTAACTTCTATCTCAATTATGATTAGTTGAATTGTATATTATTCGTAGCCGCAACAATCGCATCGAAATGCATGTTACGCTTTCTTGTGAAAAAGGGAACCatgtttaattatatttatatatattgcaATCGCTGCACGTAAAAAAACATACACGCACATATATGAGCTCTGTAAAATTAACAAGCATAATTCACATATACTGGAAGAAAAaggataacaaaaaaaaaagaaaattattttaatcagaatacTACAACAATATTCTTGTGGATAGTACCATACAAAAAGTGACATTTTGAACATGTGCTGTATAATagacttctcttttctttttttttaagaaacGTTCTACGATTGTATCATTTATTGATGTAATAAATAAGAGCTTGAAACGTAACATTGAACTTCAGAGCAGAATCTACCATTCTTTCCATAGTATAGTTATTTTTATGTTACTATATGTACAATCACTGTTTCTAAGCTTGATGATTATTTTCCAGTCGCAAAAGAACATTATAACTCAATGTGAGTTTCTAGGTTGACTTTAAAAAATTTCGTTGTTAAATATGATATTACAATATATCGAATGTTAAGcactgaacattttttttaacatgaatcgtttttatattattgtatttaacAACCTTAAATAATTGCGTTCGCAGCACCGCGTTTGCTTTCGTGCATAACACTTTAAGTGCGTTCATCGTAggaggaaaatagtattttaaacacgATTTCATGATAGCTTTCATTCTTTATGCTCCGGGTTGGGTTTCGTTTTCGGTTCCATTGTTGTGGAACGCGGGTGATGAGGATTTGTCTGATTTCTTGGCACTAACAATACATTCCCATCTGCAGACTGTTGAAGGCTGTATTCATATGGGTGATATTGATTCCCATCAGGGTCCCGTAAAGACTGtaacatatacaatatatttatttatgaattattaatgaaatcTTTAGGGAGTTATTAGCACTGATTAACTTATGAATTAAATAGAAATCTCGAATAAGGGTTTATATTGCATGTACAGTAGAACATTGTTTATCCGGATCCCGTTTATCTAGATTGTCAAACATAGTCCCTGTCTTTTTTAATCtgctaattaattaatattctgAGACAGTGATCGCGGCAAGATCGTTAATCGAAAGAGTCAAATATCAGCAGTACAACGATTTAGATTTCTTTGAAGGGTTCTTCAAGAACCTTGTTTTTAGAAGTCGGTTCAAACGATAGGTACacacattatatttaaatctaaattcaaattcaactctcagcaacctatctaagtgaaaattgaagaaaaatgagtttatcagttgttTCACATCGAAAATGTTTTATCTGGTATAGTGTCAACAGAAACAATTAagagcccgttcag encodes the following:
- the LOC143217970 gene encoding condensin complex subunit 2, whose protein sequence is MEGNKLIDAAALSTSGTSSPLRRKSIMVRQPILVSSLSENDDEAERLARRRESIAASPPIAGNTTDKRRSLGLSILGNMSNNQLVERISQCLKLGAENKITLKNAFGLQMIDFMTYMIKKQDSNMSNLQMASMSLDVSTKIYGFRVDGVHMEILKILGALDKQDKNIENTTNNDAEPMDTEETNENNNVERTQERKKKKKVIQQIVATVESLQTNVQTTKPIFPNTTSDLETSDKLFQAMLPNHGGSRFYLHPHNDVLVDTVTRKETLDTGVTHSVPTPKDILAMEICPPMFHFDFQNFDVNEEPQDVEPQDVELENVEPEKTNGNTFQFDLNASLQDTRESYAGINNFDIEDYEDDEEENVHRCVPLPNQVENIVDFQQILGSTVVFKPSEYSIVQQSLNIHWRGPSHWKPTNIRKILGDSKTDKRCRQAPNRKKKEVELCYDLDTREILETKLLPSKAVKINIRTARMEWHEEILTLPKDEHYDFVQARKLYVHVTMFEPPKNTDEMDTTHLSDIVENYDYDNEMNTSNYCPQANVSEYNEIEENNGNLDSAESVVPTQALTGTNLVAIPTLTNKTYISYCVRQKKIDMKQLKKSIWKCLCTDSDKQDMEEDTRRNENLQNLNEINGAKSFNKIYKELPTLLSKNNAEALSFPISFVSLLHLANEKSLEVNSSPDMTDLIIRQN